One window from the genome of Amphiprion ocellaris isolate individual 3 ecotype Okinawa chromosome 23, ASM2253959v1, whole genome shotgun sequence encodes:
- the kiaa0232 gene encoding LOW QUALITY PROTEIN: uncharacterized protein KIAA0232 homolog (The sequence of the model RefSeq protein was modified relative to this genomic sequence to represent the inferred CDS: inserted 1 base in 1 codon) encodes MRPVSTDPNGPAPPANLSCPYPLVGPLPASEMSLLQSLGPVQSWLGQELEKCGIDAMIYTRYVLSLLLHDSYDYDLQDQENDIFLGWEKGTGKKWGKSKKKGGTDLSLEEMKKQAAVQCLRSASDENSGIESLVEELCSKLKDIQNKQKEEKQIQKKSDGSQSPPERTESPSSKDQVEMYYEAFPPLSEKPVCLQEIMTVWNKAKACAYSSSSSSAAPQTSTDTSSPKDCNSEGEAAKERNLEACGTITTATNERGQQRRSKKEKENRYHGGAAAEEKSTVHSKRQIRHRSEGKYRPRSWSSGSSEAGSSSSGNQGDSKSSRSKTVRIRHKSREAAKNKRTRNSGQVKLQVKVIDKEERRNTGGSSSSATGGAAKQPQLYKKGKRPLKEIRKDPGWVEARESGVEARNKKEYMEEPLWYTEPITEYFIPFSSRQSKLETKYRSKVDSPDGFAMSTDMDRLPERIQGICIANENYQRAYLAAGSFVDGHFVEGPGEAEDETAELTGTSSCPQPEDSRDLDDKHLSEFTHFYEVDIYQSILDTSASDSIQESRILSMIRQKSKEQRDIEAECCLVLDGLEQQGKSAIRADSQEASGSVGFLMEDLENMAQVWGCYSPSTSEDIDGESFIGDSPIRLSPLLDSVSFTLSKLSGNLEEPPVPEATSEPSVLNSSCFSLFELQYDSPTFPFPRDSLTVGHENNTDSSSCLDPHSNKQSRLLIWTKNSAFDETEHCSNLSTRTCSPWSHSEETRSDNEQGNAPAEDAAQIGNEEIDCIMPPLSGTYLEDEILDFLQEDSGRKCEEVSISTASNQTFTKKSKLESICGIALEEDESKQYSTGMFSDNINQQSDDYSSGIIKDIWTAIGDGKSVISRKRAEKTSEGLFSDESGSYCCSCLEVQAKGVPIQGPQKKAVQRSEYHLWEGKKEEQDLAKNKLSKVDGAGDYMTPSKPWDLNSDKESTSFILGGVYGELKTLSGDKNWAVVPPSDTQDSLLQCAAAAASASSSDMLTITGTDVFMNKGSCFAPGHRPLWRPLVSFGQGDQAIRGGGDGLNKGFSFIFHEDLLGSYGGLRSEEQGLEYPFASFNLNNPFSQVLHVECSFEPEDMASFSPGFKPKSILCSDSENEAFHPQIYGINRTQYRAIRISPRTHFRPIPASELSPGGVSDSEAETDKEEMSFPVLAPVDVFDDPQADLKPLEEDAECEGPYYGKSELESGKFLPRLKKSGMEKSAQTSLDSQEGSSTLLPITEQEICLDCKTAAAASSAGGQTDVSVGKIQKDESSGEKQSCVCSPAGQIPKYGIAYDFVGDVPEFPLLNISGQGGTGNQQDECWWQNTICXPAFPWISVYREQQHLNTPVVQRTHVAERNPSSPFVTGRLPAKIQGHLRAGKPKCRLIF; translated from the exons AACTCTGGAATTGAGAGCCTGGTTGAAGAGCTTTGCTCTAAACTAAAGGAcatccaaaacaaacagaaag aggaaaaacagattCAAAAGAAATCTGatggctctcagtctcctccAGAGCGAACTGAGTCCCCCTCTTCAAAGGACCAGGTGGAAAT GTATTATGAAGCCTTTCCTCCTTTGTCAGAGAAACCTGTTTGTCTCCAAGAGATCATGACGGTGTGGAACAAGGCTAAGGCCTGCGCGTATTCAAGTTCATCATCCTCAGCAGCCCCACAAACCAGCACAGACACCTCTTCTCCCAAAGACTGCAACAGTGAAGGTGAGGCTGCAAAGGAGAGAAACCTCGAGGCATGTGGTACCATCACGACAGCTACCAACGAAAGAGGACAGCAACGGCGAAgcaagaaggagaaagaaaacagataCCATGgtggtgcagcagcagaggagaaatCCACTGTCCATTCTAAGAGACAGATCAGACACAGATCGGAGGGCAAATACCGACCCAGATCCTGGTCTTCTGGCTCTAGTGAGGCAGGCTCGAGCTCAAGTGGGAACCAGGGTGACTCTAAGTCATCCAGAAGCAAGACAGTTAGAATAAGGCACAAATCCAGGGAGGCTGCAAAAAATAAGAGAACACGCAACAGTGGGCAGGTGAAGCTTCAGGTGAAGGTTATTGACAAAGAGGAGCGAAGAAACACAGGAGGGAGCAGTAGCAGTGCCACCGGCGGTGCTGCCAAACAACCACAGCTTTACAAAAAGGGGAAGAGACCGCTGAAGGAGATTCGTAAAGATCCAGGCTGGGTGGAAGCAAGAGAGTCCGGAGTTGAGGCCAGAAACAAAAAGGAATACATGGAGGAGCCACTTTGGTACACTGAGCCCATTACAGAATATTTTATACCTTTCAGCAGCAGACAAAGCAAGCTGGAAACAAAATATCGCAGCAAGGTAGACTCTCCTGATGGCTTTGCCATGTCAACCGACATGGACCGGCTGCCTGAGAGAATCCAGGGAATCTGCATTGCCAATGAGAACTACCAGAGAGCATACCTAGCAGCAGGCTCATTTGTGGATGGGCACTTTGTGGAAGGGCCTGGCGAAGCAGAAGATGAAACTGCTGAACTCACTGGGACCTCAAGCTGCCCTCAGCCAGAGGATAGTAGAGATTTAGATGACAAGCATCTGTCTGAATTTACTCACTTCTATGAAGTAGATATTTATCAATCCATATTGGATACTAGTGCCTCAGACTCGATACAAGAGAGTCGGATCTTAAGCATGATTCGACAAAAAAGCAAAGAGCAAAGAGACATTGAGGCAGAATGTTGTTTAGTGTTAGATGGCCTTGAGCAGCAAGGGAAAAGTGCAATACGGGCAGACTCACAGGAAGCTTCGGGATCTGttggatttttaatggaggATCTTGAGAACATGGCTCAAGTGTGGGGATGTTATTCACCATCTACTTCAGAAGATATAGATGGAGAAAGCTTCATTGGAGACTCTCCCATCCGGCTCTCCCCTCTTCTTGATAGTGTTTCATTCACCCTGAGCAAGCTATCTGGAAACCTGGAGGAGCCACCTGTTCCTGAAGCAACCAGTGAACCATCTGTTTTGAACTCATCCTGCTTCTCTCTTTTTGAGCTGCAGTATGACAGCCCCACTTTTCCTTTTCCCCGTGACTCACTCACCGTTGGTCACGAAAACAACACAGATTCTAGTAGCTGTCTCGACCCACATTCTAATAAACAGTCTCGTTTGCTAATATGGACCAAAAATAGTGCCTTTGACGAAACTGAACACTGTTCTAACCTATCAACACGAACTTGCAGTCCATGGTCACATTCAGAGGAGACTCGTTCAGACAACGAGCAAGGAAACGCTCCGGCTGAGGATGCTGCTCAAATTGGCAATGAGGAGATCGATTGTATAATGCCTCCTCTTTCTGGTACATATCTTGAGGATGAAATCTTGGACTTTCTGCAAGAAGACTCCGGTCGTAAGTGTGAGGAGGTCAGTATTAGCACAGCATCCAATCAGACCTTcaccaaaaaatctaaattggaGTCCATTTGTGGCATAGCATTAGAAGAAGATGAGAGTAAACAGTACAGCACTGGCATGTTTTCGGACAACATAAACCAACAGAGTGATGATTACAGCTCAGGGATTATAAAAGACATTTGGACTGCAATTGGAGATGGCAAATCTGTAATATCAaggaaaagagcagaaaaaacaagtgAGGGGCTCTTCTCAGATGAGTCGGGCAGTTATTGCTGCAGCTGTCTTGAAGTGCAGGCAAAAGGTGTTCCAATTCAGGGACCTCAGAAAAAAGCAGTGCAGCGGTCAGAGTATCACCTTTGGGAAGGCAAGAAAGAAGAACAGGACTTAGCCAAAAACAAACTCTCCAAGGTAGATGGTGCTGGGGATTACATGACTCCGTCCAAGCCCTGGGACTTAAACTCTGACAAGGAGAGTACATCATTCATCCTAGGAGGGGTGTACGGAGAGTTGAAGACACTAAGTGGTGATAAGAATTGGGCTGTCGTACCGCCAAGTGACACCCAAGATAGCCTGCTCCAGTGTGCCGCTGCAGCTGCATCTGCTTCAAGCTCAGACATGCTCACCATCACTGGCACAGATGTGTTCATGAACAAGGGCAGCTGCTTTGCCCCTGGGCACAGGCCCCTGTGGAGGCCTCTTGTGTCCTTTGGGCAGGGTGACCAGGCCATTAGAGGAGGCGGAGATGGATTGAATAAGggattttctttcatcttccaTGAAGATTTGCTCGGATCTTACGGAGGCTTGCGCAGTGAGGAGCAAGGTTTAGAATACCCGTTTGCATCCTTCAACCTGAACAATCCCTTCTCTCAAGTCCTCCACGTTGAGTGTTCTTTTGAGCCTGAGGACATGGCTTCGTTCAGTCCAGGATTCAAGCCCAAATCCATTCTTTGCTCGGACTCTGAGAACGAAGCCTTCCACCCACAAATATATGGCATCAACCGGACGCAGTATCGGGCCATTCGCATTTCCCCCAGGACTCATTTCCGACCAATACCTGCCTCCGAGCTGTCTCCTGGTGGAGTGAGTGATTCAGAGGCTGAGACTGACAAAGAGGAGATGAGTTTTCCCGTCCTGGCGCCGGTGGACGTCTTTGATGACCCTCAGGCAGACCTCAAACCTCTGGAGGAGGATGCAGAATGTGAGGGTCCTTATTATGGAAAGTCAGAACTGGAATCTGGTAAATTCTTACCCAGATTAAAGAAGTCTGGCATGGAGAAGAGTGCCCAGACCTCTCTGGATTCACAGGAGGGCTCCAGTACCCTCCTGCCGATCACTGAGCAAGAGATTTGCTTAGACTGCAAAACGGCAGCAGCTGCATCGAGTGCAGGTGGACAGACGGACGTCTCTGTTGGCAAGATTCAAAAAGACGAGTCTTCAGGAGAAAAACAGTCCTGCGTATGTTCACCAGCAGGTCAGATCCCGAAGTATGGGATTGCTTATGACTTTGTTGGAGATGTGCCAGAG TTCCCTCTGTTGAATATAAGTGGACAGGGAGGAACTGGAAACCAGCAAGATGAGTGCTGGTGGCAGAACACAATCT TCCCCGCTTTTCCCTGGATCTCAGTGTACAG ggaGCAGCAACATTTGAATACTCCAGTTGTGCAGAGGACGCATGTCGCTGAGAGGAACCCTTCCTCTCCTTTTGTGACTGGACGTCTACCAGCAAAGATTCAGGGTCATCTCAGAGCTGGAAAACCTAAATGTAGGCTAATTTTCTGA